One segment of Plasmodium vivax chromosome 14, whole genome shotgun sequence DNA contains the following:
- a CDS encoding hypothetical protein, conserved (encoded by transcript PVX_123175A; Apicoplast targeted protein. Curated by Stuart Ralph, Walter and Eliza Hall Institute of Medical Research, Australia.), protein MIFTRVFLLLAFLVCSVSTFVKHNFPVGNYIYTKTDRFRKKRKKINYRLRKSKDEDIESCIPHIYKDIAPSLKGLADEEYSYKQLLHAYFPETAEREIEKKKEKELKQKNEERGTWKSSTEKKVAKDAEKDMEEKLRQNDIINFEHISKINDHKKKNKILDIAYDSIEDSLRDIYLRMKTGVADEEEDKKDYLEIAKKEKDMLYEKLICGYSPLNNSSTFDLFGVFYDSKDYEDGEKLLAEMEKMLNLEPLKSNRGNLLQTVDALLKKNKLPPHIRNFLVKYRHLAEKASGAREDRIEKGAPPEGGKVALDTQSELDCAQSPGGESKNEELLQRGDPGEQDAPDKSDDPDKATTTGGEIKKEDFLKDVNKVIMTLHNNLNNEKLMRRDQYFVDELYDAYKKHLRSMHVKRNKLEPQKNNYDFLTFFHEHYEEYYFFKYGNFDYDFEERVQKVKSKMESEKGFTKDEHAAQLSQQGGRRPPVENHHVGGDKPSGVDMRVGTSSDTAQRRQNEEKAAAERGKNPNEQCSILKGIKENKKLRKHILMDIIQNYQKRMYDIYKPNNVITNAYGFNNYIDNEQYEKEINASFNKYSIMNYDSKDDLNKVEKLYVGKLIFGKIFKIEKTYAYVDINYAFYAELHEDQMPYNIKNIKDVFKVNDKLIFEIYKMYPEKILLTLKNIQKVNDLNKILHYKMQDVPFDVKVVTVLKNGISVSYNDIYAFIHISALSSKYKSKVEENEKIQESLVNQKIKVICTDMNKLNFSNLIYEQNEQLKKMNIYDIVHVEIIHISKYGLMVKCEDIVGLIHISEISKKKIDDLNEFFKIGDQLKGVLINIDYDNKRFSLSTKILETEGRNFIDNRAQIYDNLEYILDDIRKRNTSLRINDSNVKNQLLSLIDIYKAEEGDSNSDSEGDSKRDSKRDDEAAGVDADRGETVRGETARGETARSQTARGETARGETDGRDTPRSEAAPEQANDPGRGTDERTAEKGHPNQPSAPPPTDLLTERDQPKRADRDNIETETERERFSDDPDEAEEEKKELTIDINNQLVPYLMLKQDEIAKEEEESDLGKPREIIWNLEDEEFLNSNSPTQSTQFFEYQWSYLKDKKWVNFAYYVNRIMNYYFSINDDFFTYKEKNVVYEIDFVKGVRIDLATGLHNRIRKITK, encoded by the exons ATGATTTTTACGAGAGTATTCTTGCTTCTGGCATTCCTGGTGTGCAGCGTATCTACCTTCGTCAAGCACAACTTCCCCGTTGGCAACTAT ATATACACGAAGACAGACCGGTtcaggaagaaaaggaaaaaaatcaactACAGGCTGCGTAAGAGCAAAGATGAAGACATCGAGAGCTGCATTCCGCACATCTACAAGGACATTGCGCCCTCCCTGAAGGGTCTAGCAGATGAG GAATACTCTTACAAACAACTGCTGCATGCGTACTTCCCCGAAACGGCCGAAagagaaatagaaaaaaaaaaggaaaaggagttaAAACAAAAGAATGAAGAGAGGGGGACGTGGAAAAGTAGCACGGAGAAGAAAGTTGCGAAGGATGCTGAAAAGGACATGGAAGAAAAGCTAAGACaaaatgatataataaattttgaacatataagtaaaataaatgatcacaagaaaaaaaataaaattttggacaTCGCATATGATAGTATTGAAGACTCCCTGAGAGATATTTACCTGCGCATGAAGACAGGTGTAGCAGACGAGGAAGAAGACAAAAAGGATTATCTCGAAattgcgaaaaaggaaaaggacatGCTGTACGAAAAGCTTATATGTGGGTATTCCCCCCTGAATAATAGCAGCACGTTCGATTTGTTCGGCGTTTTCTACGATAGTAAGGACTATGAGGACGGGGAAAAACTGTTGGCAgagatggaaaaaatgttaaatttgGAGCCGCTTAAAAGTAACAGGGGGAACTTACTGCAAACGGTTGACGCGCTTTTaaagaagaacaaactgCCCCCGCatataagaaattttttgGTCAAATATAGGCACCTTGCTGAGAAGGCTTCCGGCGCACGGGAAGATAGAATCGAAAAAGGTGCTCCTCCGGAAGGGGGCAAGGTCGCCCTCGATACGCAGAGCGAACTGGATTGTGCGCAgtcccccgggggggaaagcaaaaatgaggagctCCTCCAACGGGGCGATCCGGGTGAGCAGGACGCACCAGACAAATCGGACGATCCAGACAAAGCAACCACCACTggaggggaaataaaaaaagaagactTCCTCAAGGACGTTAACAAAGTCATTATGACCTTGCACAACAATTTGAATAACGAAAAATTAATGAGGAGGGACCAATACTTTGTCGACGAGCTGTACGACGCTTACAAGAAGCACCTGCGGAGTATGCACGTGAAGCGAAACAAACTGGAGCcgcagaaaaataattacgactttttaacctttttccATGAGCATTACGAAGagtactatttttttaagtacggAAATTTCGACTATGATTTTGAGGAAAGGGTGCAGAAGGTGAAGAGCAAGATGGAGAGTGAAAAGGGTTTCACTAAGGATGAGCACGCAGCTCAGTTGAGccaacagggggggagaaggccCCCAGTGGAGAATCACCACGTCGGAGGAGATAAACCAAGTGGTGTAGATATGCGAGTTGGAACTTCGTCTGACACTGCTCAAAGAAGGCAAAACGAGGAAAAAGCAGCTgctgaaagggggaaaaacccaAACGAGCAGTGTTCCATCCTGAAAGgcataaaggaaaataaaaaactgaGGAAGCACATACTCATGGATATAATTCAGAATTACCAAAAAAGGATGTACGATATTTATAAGCCAAATAATGTAATCACGAACGCGTATGGGTTTAATAACTATATAGACAATGAACAatatgaaaaggaaattaacGCGTCATTTAACAAATATAGCATAATGAACTACGACAGCAAGGATGACTTAAATAAGGTGGAGAAATTATATGTAgggaaattaatttttgggaaaattttcaaaatcgaaaaaacgtatgcatatgtagaTATAAATTACGCATTTTACGCGGAATTACACGAAGATCAAATGCCCTACAATATTAAGAACATAAAAGATGTATTTAAAGTGAATGACAAATTGATATttgaaatttataaaatgtaccCAGAGAAAATTTTACTGACGCtgaaaaatattcaaaaggTTAATGAccttaataaaattttacattacAAAATGCAGGACGTCCCCTTCGACGTAAAAGTTGTGaccgttttaaaaaatggaataagcGTTTCGTATAACGATATTTACGCATTTATTCACATTTCTGCTTTGTCGAGCAAGTACAAAAgcaaagtggaagaaaatgaaaaaatccAAGAATCGCTAGttaaccaaaaaattaaagtcaTATGTACAGACATGAACaagttaaatttttcaaatttaatttatgagcaaaatgagcagcttaaaaaaatgaatatttacgACATCGTTCATGTGGAAATTATACACATTTCGAAATACGGCTTGATGGTAAAATGCGAAGATATAGTTGGCCTGATACACATCTCggaaatttccaaaaaaaaaattgacgacTTGAatgaatttttcaaaatagggGACCAATTAAAAGGCGTTTTAATAAACATCGACTATGACAACAAAAGATTTTCCCTGTCGaccaaaattttggaaacgGAGGGCCGAAATTTTATTGACAACAGGGCCCAGATATATGACAATCTGGAATACATTTTGGACGACATTAGGAAAAGGAACACCTCCTTGAGGATTAACGACTCCAACGTTAAGAACCAGCTGCTCTCCCTCATTGATATTTACAAAGCGGAGGAGGGCGACTCGAATAGTGATTCGGAGGGTGATTCGAAGCGTGATTCGAAGCGCGATGACGAAGCGGCTGGTGTGGACGCCGACCGGGGCGAAACAGTCAGAGGCGAAACAGCCAGAGGCGAAACAGCCAGAAGCCAAACAGCCAGAGGCGAAACAGCCAGAGGCGAAACCGATGGGAGAGACACCCCTCGCAGCGAAGCGGCCCCCGAACAGGCGAATGACCCGGGACGTGGTACAGACGAACGCACCGCAGAGAAGGGCCACCCGAACCAACCGAGCGCACCCCCTCCCACGGATCTACTCACAGAGAGAGATCAACCAAAACGCGCAGACAGGGATAACATAGAAACCGAAACGGAAAGGGAGCGCTTTAGTGACGACCCAGatgaagcggaagaggagaaaaaggaacttACCATCGACATAAACAACCAGTTGGTTCCCTACCTGATGTTGAAGCAGGATGAAATCgccaaggaggaggaggaaagtGACTTGGGAAAACCCAG AGAGATAATTTGGAACCTGGAGGATGAAGAATTTCTGAACTCCAACTCCCCAACGCAGAGCACCCAAT ttTTCGAATATCAGTGGTCCTACTTAAAGGACAAGAAGTGGGTGAACTTCGCCTATTACGTGAACAGAATTATGAATTACTATTTTAGCATTAACGATGACTTCTTTACGtacaaggagaagaa CGTGGTGTACGAAATCGATTTTGTGAAAGGTGTGAGAATCGACTTGGCCACAGGGCTCCACAACAGGATTAGAAAAATCACCAAGTAG
- a CDS encoding hypothetical protein, conserved (encoded by transcript PVX_123180A), with translation MRANLNIDTGRRYLQHTHANTSWRSTKENRHYKGKDLNLCTPFNHTANLCHERMDGNFYTYDISATIFRLLKFVHKLQQREGPNVTDQTSSENMSPNYQVDKLFYCYASIYNNISKNLFLKLTLEFLKSPALHKKMTQNGEFYQQVLCEIVKCADGPEKMDKCFFYEYVIKILSVILKNKNAFNDMYQRVFFQDVLKMIRGENNINYFIKNFTFLISCISLYKRRLKKEVHFNRPNGDVQMEYLAQDNETLLVQKKKQLLQECLPIILDIFNKLQEYNHLNDVDICNIVDFLNEFKQSHKIKSAICRDIHKYFKPSSDMKHLCLILYLLTQSKNEETQLTQVAYTHVYDIICCRRSDLTDPKNVNLFLLGVTRWRRKVGVQQRRGTPVGRGTIGRDTRRGGHPDGDAERPLRRMKTHSAKCRDMLQNSYGAKSKSANLHLCQLVRHNFFKKQKMKKEKKMYFWIKHRFLQFVKKGQLSSKYVKTFYQYFLPYHISKKCTRKKSYISPLTIVKKVGKV, from the coding sequence ATGAGGGCAAACCTGAATATAGACACAGGCAGGAGGTACCTCCAACATACCCACGCGAACACATCGTGGAGAAGCACCAAAGAGAACAGGCACTACAAAGGGAAAGACCTAAATTTATGCACGCCGTTCAACCATACGGCCAACTTATGCCACGAACGAATGGACGGAAATTTTTACACCTACGATATAAGCGCAACAATTTTCAGGCTGCTAAAATTTGTACACAAATTGCAGCAAAGGGAGGGTCCCAATGTAACTGACCAAACAAGCAGTGAAAACATGTCTCCCAATTATCAAGTGGACAAACTATTTTACTGCTACGCTTCGATTTATAACAATATaagcaaaaatttatttttaaaattaacgCTGGAGTTTTTAAAATCCCCCGCACTTCACAAAAAGAtgacacaaaatggggaatttTATCAGCAAGTGCTCTGCGAAATAGTAAAGTGTGCAGATGGCCctgaaaaaatggacaagtgttttttttacgaatatgtaattaaaattttatctgtcattttgaagaataaAAACGCCTTCAACGATATGTACCAAAGGGTATTTTTCCAGgatgtattaaaaatgatacgTGGGGAAaacaatataaattattttataaaaaattttacgtttttaatttcgtgTATTTCTTTGTATAAAAGGAGGCTAAAAAAAGAGGTCCATTTCAACAGGCCAAATGGGGATGTCCAAATGGAGTACCTCGCACAGGATAATGAGACACTCCTcgtgcagaagaaaaaacaacttTTACAAGAGTGCCTTCCAATTATCCTggacatttttaacaaactCCAGGAGTACAATCACCTGAACGATGTGGACATTTGCAACATTGTTGACTTCCTAAATGAGTTTAAGCAAtcgcataaaataaaatccgCCATCTGTAGagatatacataaatatttcaaGCCATCAAGCGATATGAAGCATTTGTGTTTGATTTTGTACCTCCTCACGCAGTCGAAAAATGAGGAGACGCAGCTCACCCAGGTGGCCTACACACACGTGTACGATATTATATGTTGCAGGCGCAGTGACTTGACCGATCCGAAAAATGTGAACCTTTTTCTGCTGGGCGTCACAAGATGGCGCCGCAAGGTGGGCGTCCAGCAGAGAAGGGGTACCCCCGTTGGGAGGGGTACCATTGGAAGGGACACCCGCAGAGGTGGGCATCCGGACGGGGATGCAGAAAGGCCGCTGAGGAGGATGAAAACCCACTCAGCAAAGTGCAGAGATATGCTGCAAAATTCCTATGGAGCCAAATCGAAAAGCGCAAACCTGCATTTATGCCAACTCGTGCgacacaattttttcaaaaagcagaaaatgaagaaggaaaaaaaaatgtacttttgGATTAAACACCGCTTTCTGCAGTTTGTGAAAAAGGGACAGTTAAGCAGTAAATATGTCAAAACGTTTTACCAGTATTTTTTGCCCTACCATATAAGTAAAAAGTGCACGAGAAAAAAGAGTTATATATCCCCCCTAACGATTGTAAAGAAGGTGGGAaaagtgtga
- a CDS encoding hypothetical protein, conserved (encoded by transcript PVX_123185A) yields the protein MKKKQFFQIVESHDLSAQPENSPLDLSTLSENSSLPLSARSEKSPLNLSANSIVDFEKSEKKKNQNLSETQLSHNSHDIFNNVTKRNALNFLGLRNKKKNADNFQGKNGEREKSTRDAQVKSVNHEVVVHTPGINIQGVKCENGECIPNGVSPCMVEFSPPNEGDNSRNNARGEDGASTPLRRVNDARENKRSNNFYCLQQIIHNNLNNNYDKSEVKIFNIYHDNRAECLFNDASVIKFYGQKNVCIYENKSYICEEINANLFHQNGETEKEKEDTFDADRDIYEYLYKEKMKLSRENGKDIGNSVQNGVITKSGHCHEQVQQCFQFYMHKYPPFLREKIKIFIHLYNMFSIYPYINHKFVEEKIYSKNLKISASFEKIVHIKWRFYGEHELREMLSCALMNKKKRENSLQGSFLQVDDYIGVNFLTQEVKVRDAGPPHDGDSGNNHPNYILLNGNGLCFSAHYHLIVPYHRHINESANEVEKKNSDYNLSYEYVYLSQLFNIYDNFHVCFLYPVFVSYFFYYHLFFKGDECASAATPSLPSEGALALSEKKAAQEGAHSNSREEAYTNQINDIYAKLTNCVKETISNTQCDNFKIKDGVIEFSVPQSCYKNCEEPEFLADKSHHLPLLYVVCISKHGVGSSLGGVNYALHHGGSDNSVSRTSARNSLITFPANSANVSSCHAYGHTHPIHTMGGGYSSEGGLHKTKADEQWAWESHDNNTCCNEVKEFSNLRTIFPEHMKQYFNTCNKIDNIIKVSVRNDGVCFMYVRNILSEYIFFSYFILFNAFENLVHLMNRGKNGVTHGEEHRGSLQQNGETAGGHATSGGLLNMEPIQQRVNFYSNILEGSSPLYHPNLERRESEGVTFANIDHTFEMSNINNTYNDFYICENKKMNTFKLINIMNREKKNILTAYYFENRELTPIFFLRLSNIHIYDINRQLNSVFEYINYNNRTFTPFLKKYEKYEMNVQLDLLENMYNINNELYLLYTKKINYSHDIYKYNYLYVQDYLLKNYILYYNIYFRVREEMKKNEYYKLKYTNRNKQTISVHFTVSFNYAYDGANSHFALKPSHYITHLESDSPHEQIDAANYIAFISKYVRGKCVK from the coding sequence atgaagaaaaaacaatttttccaaattgtcGAAAGTCACGATTTGTCTGCACAGCCCGAAAATTCGCCGCTTGATTTGTCCACCCTGTCCGAAAATTCGTCGCTTCCTTTATCTGCACGGTCGGAAAAATCGCCGCTTAATTTGTCCGCGAATTCCATTGTAGACTTTGAAAagtcggaaaaaaaaaaaaatcaaaatttaaGTGAAACACAGCTCTCTCACAATTCGCatgacatttttaataatgtcACCAAGAGGAATGCGTTAAATTTCTTAGGTTTgcgcaataaaaaaaaaaatgctgatAATTTCCAGGGGAAAAATGGTGAACGTGAAAAAAGCACTCGTGATGCACAGGTGAAAAGTGTGAACCATGAGGTGGTGGTGCATACCCCTGGAATAAATATCCAGGGggtaaaatgtgaaaatggaGAGTGCATACCAAATGGGGTGTCACCATGCATGGTGGAGTTTTCGCCGCCAAATGAGGGTGACAACAGTCGGAACAATGCGCGCGGTGAAGATGGCGCTAGTACACCCCTCCGCAGGGTAAACGACGCAAGAGAAAATAAACGCAGCAACAATTTTTACTGCCTGCAACAAATTATTCAcaacaatttaaataataactacGACAAAAGTGAGGTGAAAATTTTCAACATTTATCATGATAACAGGGCAGAGTGTTTATTTAATGATGCAAGtgtcataaaattttacggacaaaaaaatgtatgcatatatgaaaataaaagctACATATGTGAGGAAATAAATGCCAACTTGTTccatcaaaatggggaaacagaaaaggaaaaagaagacacTTTTGACGCAGATAGGGatatttatgaatatttatacaaggaaaaaatgaaactgaGCAGGGAAAATGGTAAAGATATTGGGAATTCTGTTCAGAATGGGGTAATAACGAAATCTGGCCATTGTCACGAGCAGGTGCAACAGTGTTTCCAATTTTATATGCACAAGTATCCACCTTTcttgagggaaaaaataaaaatattcatacatttatataacatGTTTAGCATATACCCCTACATCAATCACAAATttgtggaagaaaaaatatactcgaaaaatttaaaaatttccgcttcctttgaaaaaattgtgcacatAAAATGGCGTTTTTATGGTGAACACGAATTGAGGGAAATGCTAAGTTGCGCTCtgatgaataaaaaaaaaagggaaaattctTTGCAGGGAAGTTTTCTCCAAGTGGACGATTACATCggagtaaattttttaacgcaAGAAGTGAAAGTGCGCGACGCGGGTCCCCCACACGATGGTGATAGCGGAAATAATCACCCCAACTACATACTTCTAAACGGAAACGGGCTGTGCTTTTCTGCCCACTACCATTTAATCGTCCCGTACCACAGGCACATTAACGAAAGCGCAAacgaggtggaaaaaaagaatagtGACTACAATTTAAGTTATGAGTACGTCTACCTGTCGCAGCTATTTAACATTTACGATAATTTCCACGTGTGCTTTTTGTATCCCGTATTTGTCTCGTACTTTTTTTACTACCACTTATTTTTCAAGGGGGACGAGTGTGCAAGTGCGGCTACTCCGTCGCTTCCATCTGAAGGGGCTTTAGCTCTCTCAGAAAAGAAGGCTGCGCAAGAGGGGGCCCATAGCAACTCCCGCGAGGAGGCCTACACAAACCAGATAAACGACATATATGCCAAACTGACAAATTGTGTGAAGGAAACCATTTCGAACACGCAATGTGATAACTTCAAGATAAAGGACGGTGTCATTGAATTTTCAGTTCCACAGAGTTGTTACAAAAATTGTGAGGAACCGGAGTTTCTCGCGGACAAATCGCACCACCTACCCCTGCTGTACGTCGTATGCATAAGTAAGCACGGCGTGGGAAGCAGCCTGGGAGGGGTTAATTATGCCCTCCACCATGGTGGTAGCGATAATAGCGTGAGCAGAACAAGTGCAAGAAACAGTCTTATTACCTTCCCCGCGAACTCTGCAAACGTAAGTAGCTGCCATGCGTATGGTCATACACACCCCATTCACACCATGGGGGGGGGTTATTCCAGTGAGGGGGGCCTGCATAAAACAAAGGCAGACGAGCAGTGGGCGTGGGAATCCCACGACAACAACACATGCTGCAATGAAGTTAAAGAATTCAGTAACTTGCGAACAATTTTCCCGGAACACATGAAACAGTATTTTAACACATGCAACAAAATTGATAACATCATAAAGGTTAGCGTACGGAATGATGGTGTGTGTTTTATGTATGTAAGGAACATCCTCAGTGagtatattttcttttcgtaTTTCATCCTATTTAACGCGTTCGAAAATCTTGTTCACTTGATgaataggggaaaaaacggcgTAACTCATGGGGAGGAACACAGGGGAAGTCTTcagcaaaatggtgaaactGCCGGGGGGCACGCAACAAGTGGAGGTCTACTCAATATGGAGCCTATTCAACAGCGCGTCAATTTTTATAGCAACATTTTGGAGGGGTCCTCCCCCTTGTATCATCCAAACTTGGAACGCCGCGAAAGCGAAGGAGTCACCTTTGCAAACATCGACCACACATTCGAAATGAGCAACATAAACAACACGTACAACGACTTTTACATTTGCGAAAATAAGAAGATGAACACTTTTAAGCTGATTAACATAATGAatagagaaaagaaaaatatattaactgCGTATTACTTCGAGAACAGGGAATTAACGccgattttctttttgcgaTTGTCCaacatacatatttatgacATAAACAGGCAACTGAATTCCGtttttgaatatataaattacaaTAACAGGAcgtttaccccttttttaaaaaagtacgAAAAATACGAAATGAATGTTCAACTCGATTTGCtggaaaatatgtataacatTAACAACGAATTGTATTTGCtgtatacaaaaaaaattaattactcTCAcgatatttacaaatataattaccTGTACGTACAggattatttattaaaaaattacatcctatattacaatatttattttcggGTACGGGAGGAGATGAAAAAGAATGAGTACTACAAGCTGAAATACACCAACAGGAATAAGCAGACCATATCCGTCCACTTCACCGTTTCGTTTAATTATGCCTATGATGGCGCGAATTCTCACTTTGCGCTGAAGCCAAGTCATTACATAACCCACCTCGAGTCGGACTCCCCCCACGAGCAAATCGATGCCGCAAATTACATTGCGTTTATTAGCAAGTATGTGCGCGGCAAATGTGTGAAGTGA